DNA sequence from the Marinilongibacter aquaticus genome:
TACACGCCGTTTTGGGCCATCAGAATATCGTGTGTGCCTTCTTCCACAATCTGGCCATCGTCCAAGACAACAATTTTGTCTGCCAATTTTGCAGAACTCACACGATGTGAAATAATTACAGAAGTGCGGGCCGCCATTATCCTCTCCAAGTTTTGCAAAATGATATTCTCGGTATTGGTGTCCACGGCCGAAAGGCAGTCGTCGAGGATCAATATTTTAGGCTCACGCACAATGGCCCGAGCAATGGAAAGCCTTTGCTTCTGCCCGCCAGAAAGGGTCACTCCTCTTTCGCCCACTTCGGTATCGAAGCCTTTCTCGAAACCCAAAATATTCTGATAAAGGTCTGCATCTTTTGCGGCTTGCTGCATGGCCTCTTCGCTCAATCCCGGACTGCCAAACTTGATGTTATTCCGAATCGAATCGGAGAAAAGGAATACGTCTTGCGGCACGTACCCAAATTGCGAACGCAAATATTGGACATCATAATCGCGAATATCTTCACCATCAATCAAAATGCGTCCTTTTTCTGTATCGTACATTCGCAACAGCAAATTGGCCAAAGTACTTTTTCCAGAACCTGTTGTACCCAAAATCGCCACCGTTTCGCCGGGGTGTACTTGCAAGCTGAAATCCTTTATGGCCTTTATGCCCGAATCGGGATAGGTAAAACCGACATGCTCGAAAGCAATGGAACCTGAAATGGGTTTTACTAAATTTTTCTCAGAAAGGATATCGTTTTTCACAGCCAAAAATTCATTGATACGGGCCTGCGAAGCTGCAGCTTGCTGAATCTGGCTGGTAGTCCAACCGAGGGCAATGAGCGGCCATGTGAGCATATACACATACATGATAAACTCCGTGATGTTTCCGGGCGTAAGGGCCCCGTTGATGACCTCTTGGCCACCGACAAATACACAGATAACTGTGCTCAAACCTATCAGGAAGGTAACCACCGGAAAGAACAGTGCATCTACTTGGGTAAGAGCCAGTTGCTTGTCGCGGTATGTATTGCTTTCTTCGGTAAAGCGTTGCAAAGAGTTTTCTTCCCGTGAAAACGCCTTCAGAATGCGTATTCCACTAAAAGCTTCCTGCACAAAGGTAGAAAGCCGAGAAAGGCTTTTCTGAATCATCATCGAACGTTGATTCATTTTGCTGCTCACAAAAAATATACTGAGCGACAAAATGGGCATGGGCAAAAGCACCCACCAAGTCAGTCTGGCGTTTACCGAAAACATATACGATAAAATCATCACCACCAAAGTGAGCATGTTGATCAAATACATGATCGAGGGACCATAATACATCCTTACTTTTCCCACATCTTCCGACACGCGGGCCATCAGGTCTCCGGTAGAATTCCTGCGGTAAAAACTAAGCGGCAAAGTCTGGTAATGCGAAAAGATCTCATTCTTCATATCGAACTCGATATGACGCGACATCACGATGATTGTTTGACGCACGAGAAAGAGAAATACCCCTTTCAGAATGGCCATCACCAAAATCAATCCACCGTATACACTCAAACTGTAGGCAAATACCGCATACATGTCGTTTTGAATGGAAAGGCCGTCATAGAGGAAATAGATATCTATATTCTCTTTGACCAAATCCAATGCATGACGTACTACCTGAGCCGGAATGACACCAAACAAATTGGAAATGACCGTGAACACAATACCTGAAATGAGATACCATTTGTATTTCAGTAGGTATTTGTTCATGTGGGCAAGTTCTTTCATCTACTTTCTGTTATTTTTTCAGGGTTCAGCTTCTATTTCTTCCTTTTTCTCGGACTTCCTGTTCAGAATCCTCCAATTGGGTTTTATAATCAATCGCAAAGATTGGTCATATGTTATATAACTCCATACCCAATTGATCAAAACCATCAATTTATTTTTGGCTCCCAAGATGGCCATCAGGTGCACAAACATCCAGACATACCAAGCAAAAGCTCCTTGAAAACGCCAAAATGGTAAATCCACAACGGCTAAATTCCGCCCAATTGTGGCCATTGAACCTAAATCTTTGTATTCAAAGTTTTCTGTAGGCTCGCCCTTGATCAGTTGAAAAAGGTTCTCGGCCAACAATTCGCCTTGCTGAATTGCAGCCTGAGCCAATTGCGGGTGACCTCTTGGATATTCTTCACTGACCATCTCGGCCATATCGCCGATGGCAAATACATCGGTATACCCTTGTACACAGGAAATGCCATCCACTTGCAATCTGCCACTTCGCGAATAAGCCTCGTCGGCCAAACCTTCAATGCGGTTGCTCTTGATCCCCGCAGCCCAAACCAAGTTGTTGGCCCGAATCCGATCGCCCTTGTTGGTGATGGCGTAGCGGCCGTCAAAGTCCACCACTCTTTCGCCCAAACGCAAATCGACGCCCAATTCTTCCAAATATTTTCCGCCTTTATCGGCCGCCTGATCAGACATTGTAGGCAACACACGGTCGCCCGATTGGAACAGGTAAATTTTCATTCTTTCGAAATCCAATTCGGGATAATCCTTGGGCAAAATCATCTTCCGCATTTCGGCCAGTGTACCGGACAACTCCACGCCCGTGGGGCCTCCGCCCACCACAACCACAGACATCATGCCTTCCTTTTCTTCTTCGTCGGGCTCAGACAAAGCATCTTCAAAGTTCTGTAAAACTCTGTTTCTCAGATAGATGGCCTCACTTATCGATTTCATGGGAATGCCGTTCTTCTCGATATTCTCCATGCCGTAATAGTTCGTATCAGCACCAATAGCCAAGACCAGATAATCGTAGTTGATTACGCCAATATCTGTTTTCAGTTGTTTGATTTGCGTATCGATTCGGTTTACGGCCGTGATACGCACATGAATATTCTTTTGCTTTTGAAAAATCTTCCGGATAGGAAACGAAATGGCACTGGGCTCAAGACCGGCCATGGCCACCTGATAAAAAAGAGGTTGAAATTGATGATAATTGTTTTTATCCACCAAAACCACCTGCACATCGTACCGAGCCAGCTTTTGGGCCAAAGTAAGCCCCCCAAAGCCTGCTCCCACAATCACAATACGTTTTTGTCCTGTCTCCGGTAAGTTTGCAAACATGCCTTCTCGTTCTGTTAAAGTCTTTGGATTTTCTGTGTGCTTTTTCTGTACTGAATATTCAGCTTAAGAGTTTAAGAATAGGCCATAGCCTGTACAGACTCAACCACCTCTTTGTAATATTCTTCGTACAATGGCACTATTTTTTTGATATCAAACTGATCTGCTCTCTTCTTGGCATTCGCTTTGAAATTGCTCAGATTTTCTTCCGAAAGAATGTGCAAAGCGTTCTTCACCATATCGTCTACATCACCCACATTACTCAAAAAGCCCGTTTCGCCGTGAATATTCAACTCGGGCAATCCGCCGGAATTCGAACTGATTACGGGCACTTCGCAAGCCATGGCTTCGAGAGCCGCCAAACCGAAACTCTCTTTTTCCGAGGGCATAAAGAATAGATCGGCTACGGAAAGTACCTCTTCAATGGCATCTAGCTTTCCGATGAAACGGATGTCGTCGCACAATCCCAAATCACGGCAAAGTTTTTCCATCTTCACACGTTCCGGCCCATCACCGATCAAAAGCAATTTCGCAGGAATCATTTCTTTTATTTTCCCGAAAGATTCGATCACGTCGCCAATCCTTTTCACACGTCTAAAATTCGACACGTGCACGATTAGGCGTTCGTCGTTCGGACAAATGATGCGTTTGAAATGGTCTTTCTTTTGTTTGTGAAAGCGAGTCAAATCCACAAAATTGGGGATGACCTTGATTTCGTTTTCGATCTTGAAAGTCTCAAAAGTTTCCTTTCTGAGGTCATTCGAAACCGCCGTTACTCCATCCGATTTGTTGATACTGAAAGCCACCATCGGCCTATAGGTATTGTCTTTCCCCACTACAGTAATATCCGTTCCGTGCAGTGTGGTTACCACCGGAATATGGATACCCTCTGCCCGCAAAATTTCTTTTGCCAAAAAAGCAGATGTCGCGTGCGGTATCGCATAATGCACATGCAACAAATCCAGTTTTTCGTATTTCACCACATCCACCATTTTTCCTGCAAGAGCCGACTCGTAGGGCGGGTACTGGAACAATGGATAACTCGAAATATTCACTTCGTGATAGAACAGATTTTCGTTGAAAAAATCGAGGCGAATAGGTTGAGTGTAGGTGATAAAATGCACTTGATGGCCGTTCAGGGCCAATTCCTTGCCGAGTTCTGTTGCAACCACCCCGCTACCGCCGAAGGTGGGATAACAAACCATTCCTATTTTCATAAGGCTATGCTGTACAGCAGCAAATTGTTTAGATAAAATGAAAACGCAATTGCCTTTTAAATAATTTCAATGTTTCGGGTTTTGGCGATGAAAGTACGAAAAGCGAACCTCAGCAAAAGCTCTTTGTACTTTTCGAATTAAACAATTGGCTTGCCTTCAAAAAATTAAACTAATTTTGTGTCCTCAAGTAGATTATGTTGCTGATCGCAAAGTTCTTTTCTCTGATTCGGTGGAAAAACCTGTGCATTGTGCTCTTTACACAATATGCCGCACGCCTTTTTCTTGTTGGGCGAGGCGAGCACCTCTGGGCTTCGCTCACCGACCGTGCCCAGCTTCTAATCAGCCTGAGCACCATACTCGTGGCGGCATCGGGCTATATTATCAACGATTATTTCGATATTAAAATCGATCAGGTTAACAAACCCGATGAAGTGATCATCGGGCGATACATTCCGCGTAGATACGCCATTTTGGCCCATCAAAGCCTAAATATCACCGCAGCGGTAATTTCCTTCACCCTGGGCTGGAAAGTGTTTGTCATCAATATTCTCGCCATGACTTTGCTCTGGTTTTATGCGAGCATTTTCAAAAAAATGCCTTTTGTGGGCAATTTTCTTGTGGCCGCCCTCACAGGAGCTTCTTTGGTGGTGATGGCTGTTTATTATCCCGAAAACGACCTGCTGATCAATATTTACGCTGTTTTTGCCTTTGGCATTACGCTCATCCGCGAAATTATAAAAGACATAGAAGATATACGCGGCGATAAAAAATACGGCAGCAAAACCTTGCCCATTATTTGGGGCCTACGAAAAACCAAGCTCCTGCTTTACATTTTCATGCTCGGTTTCGTTTGCACTGTGATAGCCATGGGGCTGGCTTTGGGCAATACGCACCTGAACATGGCCTTTATATTTTTGAGCATTCCTTTCGGATATATTGCCGTACGCCTTTATTTTGCCGATCGAAAAAGCCATTTCAGTGCACTGAGCTCTTGGACCAAAGCGGTGATAATCCTCGGAATAATGAGCATGGTTTTCGTTTGAAAAGCATAGTCAACGAACTGACCAAAGATGAGAACAATGAAAAATATTGCAATTTTTGCTTCCGGGAGCGGATCGAATGCCGAAACCATTATCCGACATTTTGAGCACTCTGAAGAGGTAAAAGTCTCGCTGATTCTCACCAACAACGCCGAGGCTGGGGTGATTGCCCGGGGTAAAAGACTGAACGTGCCCACTCTGGTTTTTTCGAGACAGAATTTTTCGAAAAGTGATGCGGTTGTCGACTTACTTAAAAATCAACACATCGACTTTGTGGTTTTGGCGGGTTTCCTTTGGCTCGTACCTTCTAATTTGATCAAAGCTTTCCCCAATAAAATCGTGAATATTCATCCCGCTTTATTGCCAAAATATGGCGGAAAAGGCATGTGGGGGCATTTTGTACACGAAGCCGTAGTGGCCAACAAAGAAAAGGAAAGCGGCATCACCATTCATTATGTGAACGAAAACTACGACGAAGGCCAAATTATTTTTCAGGCCAGTTGTGCGGTCACTGCGAACGATTCTCCCGAAGAAGTGGCCCAAAAGGTACAAAAATTGGAACACGAACACTTTCCAAAAGTGGTAGAAAGTCTGCTGATTTCATAAATCAATAGGCCAAAACCCCGGCCACCGCATGTACGCGGCTTTGGAAAATGGGTACCTGACGCACATAAAAGTGATATTGCCTGATCAGCTCCCTTTCGCTGCCTTCGGCCATATACTTTTTGAGAATTTTCTTGGCTTTCGCACGCTTTTCGGCAAAAGCCAAAGCCCAAGCCTTGTGCATCTCAAACTTTTTGAAAAAGCAATCGTTCATCGCATAATCCGAATCTGAACGTTGCATACCGTAGTTCTTTCGTACCGAACGTAAGCCCGTATTGAACATGTCCAAAGCTTCGGTGAATTTTCCATTTTGCAGATGCCATTGACCCAACTTCAACAATAGGGACAAATGGTGTTTGTACAGCGGAAAATTGTAATGCTTTTCAAGAGCCT
Encoded proteins:
- a CDS encoding NAD(P)/FAD-dependent oxidoreductase, with amino-acid sequence MFANLPETGQKRIVIVGAGFGGLTLAQKLARYDVQVVLVDKNNYHQFQPLFYQVAMAGLEPSAISFPIRKIFQKQKNIHVRITAVNRIDTQIKQLKTDIGVINYDYLVLAIGADTNYYGMENIEKNGIPMKSISEAIYLRNRVLQNFEDALSEPDEEEKEGMMSVVVVGGGPTGVELSGTLAEMRKMILPKDYPELDFERMKIYLFQSGDRVLPTMSDQAADKGGKYLEELGVDLRLGERVVDFDGRYAITNKGDRIRANNLVWAAGIKSNRIEGLADEAYSRSGRLQVDGISCVQGYTDVFAIGDMAEMVSEEYPRGHPQLAQAAIQQGELLAENLFQLIKGEPTENFEYKDLGSMATIGRNLAVVDLPFWRFQGAFAWYVWMFVHLMAILGAKNKLMVLINWVWSYITYDQSLRLIIKPNWRILNRKSEKKEEIEAEP
- the purN gene encoding phosphoribosylglycinamide formyltransferase is translated as MKNIAIFASGSGSNAETIIRHFEHSEEVKVSLILTNNAEAGVIARGKRLNVPTLVFSRQNFSKSDAVVDLLKNQHIDFVVLAGFLWLVPSNLIKAFPNKIVNIHPALLPKYGGKGMWGHFVHEAVVANKEKESGITIHYVNENYDEGQIIFQASCAVTANDSPEEVAQKVQKLEHEHFPKVVESLLIS
- the bshA gene encoding N-acetyl-alpha-D-glucosaminyl L-malate synthase BshA; the encoded protein is MKIGMVCYPTFGGSGVVATELGKELALNGHQVHFITYTQPIRLDFFNENLFYHEVNISSYPLFQYPPYESALAGKMVDVVKYEKLDLLHVHYAIPHATSAFLAKEILRAEGIHIPVVTTLHGTDITVVGKDNTYRPMVAFSINKSDGVTAVSNDLRKETFETFKIENEIKVIPNFVDLTRFHKQKKDHFKRIICPNDERLIVHVSNFRRVKRIGDVIESFGKIKEMIPAKLLLIGDGPERVKMEKLCRDLGLCDDIRFIGKLDAIEEVLSVADLFFMPSEKESFGLAALEAMACEVPVISSNSGGLPELNIHGETGFLSNVGDVDDMVKNALHILSEENLSNFKANAKKRADQFDIKKIVPLYEEYYKEVVESVQAMAYS
- a CDS encoding ABC transporter ATP-binding protein, with translation MKELAHMNKYLLKYKWYLISGIVFTVISNLFGVIPAQVVRHALDLVKENIDIYFLYDGLSIQNDMYAVFAYSLSVYGGLILVMAILKGVFLFLVRQTIIVMSRHIEFDMKNEIFSHYQTLPLSFYRRNSTGDLMARVSEDVGKVRMYYGPSIMYLINMLTLVVMILSYMFSVNARLTWWVLLPMPILSLSIFFVSSKMNQRSMMIQKSLSRLSTFVQEAFSGIRILKAFSREENSLQRFTEESNTYRDKQLALTQVDALFFPVVTFLIGLSTVICVFVGGQEVINGALTPGNITEFIMYVYMLTWPLIALGWTTSQIQQAAASQARINEFLAVKNDILSEKNLVKPISGSIAFEHVGFTYPDSGIKAIKDFSLQVHPGETVAILGTTGSGKSTLANLLLRMYDTEKGRILIDGEDIRDYDVQYLRSQFGYVPQDVFLFSDSIRNNIKFGSPGLSEEAMQQAAKDADLYQNILGFEKGFDTEVGERGVTLSGGQKQRLSIARAIVREPKILILDDCLSAVDTNTENIILQNLERIMAARTSVIISHRVSSAKLADKIVVLDDGQIVEEGTHDILMAQNGVYKELYDKQMSMEEA
- a CDS encoding geranylgeranylglycerol-phosphate geranylgeranyltransferase — encoded protein: MLLIAKFFSLIRWKNLCIVLFTQYAARLFLVGRGEHLWASLTDRAQLLISLSTILVAASGYIINDYFDIKIDQVNKPDEVIIGRYIPRRYAILAHQSLNITAAVISFTLGWKVFVINILAMTLLWFYASIFKKMPFVGNFLVAALTGASLVVMAVYYPENDLLINIYAVFAFGITLIREIIKDIEDIRGDKKYGSKTLPIIWGLRKTKLLLYIFMLGFVCTVIAMGLALGNTHLNMAFIFLSIPFGYIAVRLYFADRKSHFSALSSWTKAVIILGIMSMVFV